A DNA window from Altererythrobacter sp. B11 contains the following coding sequences:
- a CDS encoding TetR/AcrR family transcriptional regulator, translated as MLPVEIEDDGAVPRRRRGRPRQFDPEAVVSAARRIFWIKGYEGASIEELSAAMGISRPSLYAAFGSKEGLFDKVVDEIAAENFAFMRLALEQICARDVAAHMLRGAIGVPDGIARGCLELIGCVAGGPQDISVRANVIDRNAAARRALAARLEKAKQEGDLPAACDAQSISSWLFAVMQGLIVQAACNVDRGTLLRIVDLTMATWPPRDCDPGAPC; from the coding sequence ATGCTACCTGTTGAAATCGAAGACGACGGTGCGGTGCCGCGGCGTCGGCGTGGCCGTCCCAGGCAGTTCGATCCGGAGGCAGTCGTCTCAGCCGCTCGTAGGATATTCTGGATCAAGGGATATGAGGGCGCGTCCATAGAGGAGCTATCCGCCGCAATGGGGATCAGCCGCCCTAGCCTCTACGCTGCATTCGGCAGCAAGGAGGGGCTGTTCGACAAGGTGGTCGATGAGATCGCTGCCGAGAATTTTGCCTTCATGCGTCTCGCACTGGAGCAGATCTGCGCGCGCGACGTCGCTGCCCATATGCTTCGCGGTGCCATCGGAGTGCCGGATGGTATCGCTCGCGGCTGTCTGGAACTCATCGGCTGCGTTGCCGGCGGACCACAGGACATTTCCGTCCGCGCCAATGTTATCGATCGTAATGCCGCTGCGCGCAGGGCGCTGGCAGCACGGCTTGAAAAGGCGAAGCAGGAAGGGGACCTGCCGGCTGCGTGCGATGCCCAGTCAATTTCCAGCTGGCTCTTCGCGGTCATGCAGGGATTAATCGTGCAGGCGGCATGCAATGTCGATAGGGGTACGCTCTTACGGATCGTCGATCTGACCATGGCTACTTGGCCACCTCGCGATTGCGATCCCGGTGCCCCTTGCTGA
- a CDS encoding IclR family transcriptional regulator: MTDKDEAESSGRRRGIQSIEIGMRIVDALAASEGPLPLSTIAQITDMAAPQVHRYLHSLITAGTARQDPATGYYDLGPGVLRIGLAALARTDAFRIVDRVVESYVETSGQTVQIAALGPTGPTIVRIYQGRPALLTTLQVGVVLPLTASATGRVFLAFAPPAETAAAIANEGGNGMDRATLDDLRASIRRDGRSVETGSVIPGLRATAFPIFDLQGRAILVATVLGLADSWNEQIARDVEHLGVLCTQISAELGWLEERHRPALGEG; the protein is encoded by the coding sequence TTGACGGATAAGGATGAAGCTGAAAGCTCGGGACGTCGGCGGGGTATCCAGTCGATCGAAATCGGGATGCGCATCGTCGATGCCCTTGCGGCCAGTGAGGGGCCGTTGCCGCTCAGTACCATTGCGCAGATCACCGATATGGCGGCTCCGCAGGTGCATCGCTATTTGCATAGTCTCATCACCGCTGGAACCGCAAGGCAGGATCCTGCCACGGGCTACTATGACCTGGGGCCTGGGGTCCTGCGTATTGGCCTTGCGGCGCTCGCCCGCACCGACGCATTCAGGATCGTTGACCGGGTGGTCGAATCATATGTGGAGACTTCCGGCCAGACTGTGCAGATTGCCGCACTCGGTCCGACCGGACCAACCATCGTGCGCATCTATCAAGGGCGTCCTGCGCTGTTGACGACCTTACAGGTCGGTGTTGTGTTGCCCCTCACAGCTTCAGCCACTGGGCGGGTTTTCCTCGCCTTCGCACCGCCTGCTGAGACTGCCGCAGCTATAGCGAATGAAGGCGGTAATGGCATGGACCGGGCGACGCTCGATGACTTGCGAGCCAGTATTCGTCGTGACGGCCGATCGGTGGAGACTGGTTCGGTGATACCGGGTCTGCGCGCCACGGCCTTCCCGATCTTCGATCTGCAAGGCCGGGCCATTCTGGTGGCCACGGTGCTGGGTCTCGCCGACAGCTGGAATGAGCAGATCGCGCGGGATGTCGAACACCTCGGTGTGCTGTGCACTCAGATAAGCGCGGAATTGGGCTGGCTCGAAGAACGCCACCGACCGGCCCTGGGGGAGGGCTGA
- a CDS encoding MFS transporter, with amino-acid sequence MGDVATALRSRHWLPDGMLTRRIGSVVAVLLGTLTTSLFTRDFGVSLADIRGAYGLSVDEGAWLSTVTNAAQLLSAPAVPLCVVMFGPRRILGWSASAFILVTALAPMASGMIAIFVLHTTIGFLLGCFVPATLAIVFANLSPRYWLFALALYSLRLTLALHTGVSLSGWFVEDLGWQAIYWQATLFGIAFLLLALVSFPQREIGWSLFSRTNKGEVAMFCVGLTLVYVGLDQGNRLDWLASGTVVACLTGGMLLVLAAIAWQFFSPVPFAHPAALLRRNIHMPLIIVTLFGVTSGATSVLIPNFLAVVGHLKPEQSGAALWGVDLVQLVALPVAIWSIRRADPRLTLAGGLFLVMLGCWLGSGIAHDWRAGDFVTMSVLIGIGNAAVLLTMIAMTVANAAREELISIVAYIQIPRVLGPELGLAILTTLLRKREAVASVLVGSNVERVRGSALDFHIGGMGSVVRREATVLSYADAWTFCFWVAALAMLLAMFLRRTPSHPLVKLPRP; translated from the coding sequence GTGGGTGATGTCGCGACTGCTCTGCGCAGCCGTCATTGGCTGCCGGACGGAATGCTCACACGTCGTATCGGCTCTGTGGTTGCCGTGTTGCTTGGGACATTGACCACCAGCCTGTTCACCCGTGATTTCGGCGTTTCGCTGGCTGATATCCGTGGGGCATATGGACTGAGCGTCGACGAAGGCGCATGGCTCAGCACCGTCACCAACGCTGCCCAACTCCTCTCTGCGCCCGCTGTGCCCTTGTGCGTAGTCATGTTTGGACCACGACGAATCCTTGGCTGGTCGGCATCAGCGTTCATCCTGGTAACGGCGCTGGCACCGATGGCGTCGGGAATGATCGCCATATTCGTCCTGCATACCACGATCGGGTTCCTTCTGGGCTGCTTCGTACCGGCGACGCTGGCGATCGTTTTTGCGAACCTATCCCCCCGTTACTGGCTCTTCGCGCTTGCCCTCTATAGTCTGCGGTTGACGCTGGCATTGCATACAGGCGTCTCGCTCAGCGGCTGGTTCGTAGAGGATCTGGGTTGGCAGGCGATATATTGGCAGGCGACATTATTCGGCATCGCCTTCCTCCTCCTGGCGCTTGTAAGCTTCCCACAGCGCGAGATCGGATGGAGCTTGTTTTCACGGACGAACAAGGGCGAGGTGGCGATGTTCTGTGTCGGGCTCACACTCGTTTATGTAGGACTGGACCAAGGCAACCGCCTCGATTGGCTCGCGTCCGGAACGGTCGTTGCGTGCCTGACTGGCGGAATGCTTCTCGTCCTGGCTGCGATAGCGTGGCAATTCTTCTCACCCGTTCCGTTCGCCCATCCTGCAGCGCTCCTTCGTCGCAACATCCACATGCCACTGATAATCGTGACGCTGTTCGGCGTCACCAGTGGTGCGACCTCGGTGCTGATCCCGAACTTCCTGGCGGTCGTCGGTCATCTCAAGCCCGAGCAGTCCGGAGCAGCGCTTTGGGGCGTCGATCTTGTACAGCTCGTTGCATTGCCTGTGGCGATCTGGTCGATCCGACGGGCAGATCCGCGTCTCACCCTCGCCGGGGGGCTATTCCTCGTGATGTTGGGGTGCTGGCTTGGAAGCGGTATCGCACATGACTGGCGGGCGGGCGACTTCGTCACGATGAGCGTGCTGATCGGAATAGGCAATGCCGCCGTTCTGCTGACGATGATCGCGATGACCGTCGCGAATGCAGCGCGCGAAGAGCTTATCTCCATCGTTGCCTACATTCAGATACCCCGCGTCCTGGGACCAGAGCTGGGACTCGCGATACTCACCACTTTGCTGCGCAAGCGTGAGGCTGTTGCCTCGGTCCTTGTGGGCAGCAATGTCGAGCGGGTGCGGGGGAGCGCGCTCGACTTCCATATTGGTGGAATGGGATCTGTCGTTCGACGGGAGGCGACCGTCCTTTCCTATGCGGACGCGTGGACCTTCTGCTTTTGGGTAGCAGCGCTCGCGATGCTGCTCGCGATGTTTCTGCGGCGGACGCCCTCACACCCGCTCGTCAAACTGCCTCGTCCCTAA
- a CDS encoding HlyD family secretion protein, with product MTDAAASSTNPPLTVESEESERQWVRFVPWMILVLVVVGVILATANWNRFEANRSVQTTDNATIQADSAVVDAKVSGYVRTVNFTDFQRVKAGDLLVQLDDREARAAVLHAEAVLAKSKAVLANLDHELDAQQAIIAQARAAVTGNASKLRLARADQRRFSALAESGAVTGQENDSAGANATVLEAAQAGSVAALDLQNRQLDVLRGQRAQREADVLAAQAALESARITLSYTRIVAPTDGIVGQRLVQLGSLLSPGSAVVNFVASTPPYVVANYKETQLARIAPGQCVDILVDSFPGERLVGHVSRLAPASGATFSALPADNATGNFTKVTQRVPLRIDLAPGQAIIKRLRAGMSVTTRIETRG from the coding sequence ATGACCGACGCCGCTGCATCCTCCACAAATCCGCCCCTCACCGTTGAATCAGAGGAGAGCGAACGCCAATGGGTCCGTTTCGTGCCATGGATGATATTGGTCCTTGTAGTTGTGGGAGTGATCCTGGCGACGGCCAACTGGAACCGGTTCGAGGCGAACCGATCGGTCCAAACGACCGACAATGCAACTATTCAAGCGGATTCAGCCGTGGTCGATGCCAAGGTCTCGGGGTACGTTCGGACCGTGAACTTCACCGACTTCCAACGGGTGAAGGCTGGCGACCTCCTGGTCCAACTCGACGATCGTGAGGCGCGGGCTGCTGTGCTGCATGCCGAGGCTGTGTTGGCCAAGTCAAAGGCTGTTCTGGCCAATCTCGATCACGAGCTTGATGCGCAGCAGGCGATCATTGCCCAGGCGAGAGCGGCTGTGACTGGAAATGCGAGCAAGCTGCGTCTCGCTCGGGCAGATCAGCGTCGCTTCTCCGCGCTGGCGGAATCCGGCGCAGTAACCGGTCAGGAGAATGACAGCGCCGGCGCGAACGCGACCGTGCTTGAAGCCGCTCAGGCTGGCAGCGTTGCTGCGCTCGATCTTCAAAACCGGCAGCTGGACGTGCTGCGGGGGCAGAGGGCTCAGCGCGAGGCCGATGTGCTGGCGGCGCAGGCTGCACTCGAGAGTGCGCGGATCACGCTTTCCTATACCCGGATCGTGGCTCCCACAGATGGCATCGTGGGTCAGCGGCTCGTCCAGCTTGGCAGCCTGCTCAGTCCGGGGTCAGCCGTCGTAAACTTCGTTGCCAGCACGCCGCCCTATGTGGTCGCCAACTACAAGGAGACGCAACTGGCGCGTATCGCCCCGGGGCAATGCGTCGACATCCTCGTCGACAGCTTTCCCGGCGAACGGCTCGTCGGGCATGTCTCTAGGCTTGCCCCCGCAAGCGGTGCGACCTTTTCGGCGCTTCCAGCGGACAATGCGACCGGCAATTTTACGAAGGTGACGCAGCGGGTGCCGCTCAGGATCGATCTTGCGCCGGGACAGGCGATCATCAAGCGGCTGCGCGCCGGCATGTCCGTAACGACGAGGATCGAAACGCGTGGGTGA
- a CDS encoding efflux transporter outer membrane subunit, protein MGQAQPGTGLRLFQSKKMMRTSSLILLNGFALAGCASMPHIVDGPQMLAADAPRSARSLEAPAIDWPQDEWWRRYSDPQLEALIDAALTSSPTLEIATARVRRAEALVDQSRASDLPQLSVNGSFAEAKASYWNGAPYAGVPKGVNDAASVRASLDWNLDFFGRNRAAIGAALSSAEAARAEAAQARLLLTTSVAAAYADLLGQMREADLAEDTVEVRERTADLVRRRRVQGLETLASEGQAESALETARQMSRATVEAADLTRLRIAALVGDGPDRALAISRPTDPQVPTFGLPSNLPADLIGRRPDVRAARFRVEVRASQVGVAKAGFYPSVNLSAFIGPQVLGLGRFFDAGSIAGNIGPAISLPIFRGGALSANLRGARADYDEAVASYNDTLLRALQDVAQVATSERALAEQLDHAQKARDAAQVAYRAATERYRGGLLNYIAVLSAENTLIASKRAVSQLETRRFTLDVALVRALGGGA, encoded by the coding sequence ATGGGACAGGCGCAGCCTGGCACAGGGCTGCGCCTCTTCCAGAGCAAAAAGATGATGCGCACCTCCTCACTCATCCTCCTGAATGGCTTCGCCCTCGCTGGGTGCGCCTCCATGCCGCATATCGTTGATGGTCCCCAGATGCTCGCGGCCGACGCGCCGCGAAGTGCGCGATCTTTGGAGGCGCCTGCGATCGACTGGCCGCAGGACGAGTGGTGGCGTCGCTATAGCGATCCGCAACTCGAAGCCCTCATTGACGCGGCACTGACGTCATCGCCGACGCTTGAGATCGCCACCGCGCGGGTGCGTCGCGCCGAAGCGCTTGTCGACCAGAGTCGGGCAAGCGATCTTCCGCAACTCAGCGTCAACGGCAGTTTCGCCGAGGCGAAGGCAAGCTACTGGAATGGCGCGCCCTACGCAGGCGTACCAAAGGGTGTGAACGACGCTGCGTCCGTTCGCGCCAGCCTGGATTGGAACCTCGACTTCTTCGGGCGCAACCGGGCAGCCATCGGTGCAGCGCTCTCGTCGGCCGAGGCCGCACGGGCAGAGGCCGCCCAGGCACGGCTGTTGCTCACGACTTCCGTCGCCGCCGCCTATGCCGACCTGCTTGGTCAGATGCGCGAGGCAGATCTCGCGGAAGACACGGTCGAAGTGCGTGAAAGAACCGCTGATCTGGTCCGTCGCAGGCGGGTGCAGGGACTGGAGACGCTCGCGTCTGAAGGGCAGGCCGAAAGCGCGCTCGAGACGGCCCGCCAGATGTCGCGTGCCACCGTAGAGGCGGCGGATCTCACTCGGCTGCGGATCGCAGCGCTGGTCGGCGACGGTCCGGACCGTGCATTGGCCATTTCCCGACCGACCGACCCGCAAGTGCCGACATTCGGCCTCCCGTCAAATCTACCCGCAGATCTGATCGGCCGCCGACCCGATGTTCGGGCGGCACGTTTCCGGGTGGAGGTCCGTGCCTCGCAGGTGGGCGTCGCAAAGGCTGGCTTCTATCCGAGCGTCAACCTCTCCGCATTCATCGGTCCCCAGGTGCTCGGACTTGGCAGGTTCTTCGATGCGGGATCCATCGCGGGAAATATCGGTCCGGCCATCAGCCTGCCGATCTTCCGCGGTGGTGCGCTGTCGGCCAACCTGCGCGGCGCGCGTGCCGACTATGACGAGGCCGTAGCGAGCTACAACGATACGCTTTTGCGCGCCTTGCAGGATGTGGCACAGGTCGCGACGAGCGAGCGAGCGCTGGCTGAGCAGCTTGATCACGCACAGAAGGCGCGCGACGCAGCGCAGGTGGCATATCGCGCTGCGACCGAACGCTACCGTGGCGGGCTGCTCAACTACATCGCTGTGTTGTCCGCCGAAAACACGCTTATCGCCTCGAAACGTGCGGTGTCTCAACTCGAGACCCGCCGGTTCACGCTCGACGTTGCGCTTGTGCGCGCGCTCGGCGGAGGCGCCTGA
- a CDS encoding aldehyde dehydrogenase → MSYLVGHRMTLPTPEADAPVIRSAVPPLILWRMKMDVRLVIDNDEVEAGSGRWFERRNPISGEVVTRAAAGDKNDSVRAAESANKAFKSWSKTGPSERRGLLLAAADRLEAKKDDFIAAMAAEIGASALWSAFNVMGSAALLREAAGLVTQVQGETIPTDKPGTLSMTLRQPVGVVLSIVPWNGPILLAARAIAYPIAFGNTVIFRGSETSPRTHALIAEAFYEAGLPAGVLNFVVNAPDDAPEVIDALIAHPAVRRVNFTGSTRVGRIIAEKCATQLKRCLLELGGKAPFVVLDDADLDGAVNAAAFGAFLYQGQICMSTERFVVDESVADAFVEKFVAKVATLAAGDPVADPSVVVGPVVDARSGARINGLIEDALEKGAVIATGGKAEGAVMPATIVDHVKPGMAIYDEETFGPITTVVRVSGVDEAVRIANDTAYGLSSAVFGRDVSRALVVAEQIEAGCVHINGATVQNEAQAPYGGMKQSGYGRFDGRAVIDEFTELKWVTVEPSGQAYPF, encoded by the coding sequence GTGTCCTATCTGGTCGGGCATCGAATGACGCTGCCGACTCCCGAAGCCGACGCGCCAGTCATTAGGTCGGCGGTGCCGCCGCTCATTTTGTGGAGAATGAAGATGGACGTACGTCTGGTGATCGATAACGATGAGGTGGAGGCTGGTTCTGGCCGCTGGTTCGAGCGCCGCAATCCCATCTCGGGCGAGGTGGTCACCCGCGCTGCAGCAGGCGACAAGAACGACTCGGTTCGGGCTGCCGAGTCCGCCAACAAAGCGTTCAAGAGCTGGTCAAAAACCGGCCCTAGCGAACGACGCGGGCTGCTTCTCGCTGCCGCGGATCGTCTCGAAGCCAAAAAGGACGATTTCATCGCCGCAATGGCGGCCGAGATAGGTGCGTCAGCGCTTTGGTCCGCGTTCAACGTGATGGGTTCAGCAGCGCTTCTTCGCGAGGCGGCGGGGCTGGTGACGCAAGTTCAGGGCGAGACGATTCCGACGGACAAACCCGGAACGCTTTCGATGACATTGCGCCAGCCCGTTGGCGTGGTGCTCAGCATCGTGCCATGGAACGGACCGATCCTGCTGGCCGCCCGTGCGATTGCCTATCCGATCGCCTTCGGCAACACCGTCATATTCCGCGGGTCCGAGACCAGTCCGCGGACCCACGCCCTGATCGCCGAAGCTTTCTATGAGGCTGGTCTGCCGGCAGGAGTGCTCAACTTTGTCGTGAATGCGCCCGATGACGCCCCCGAGGTCATCGACGCGCTGATCGCCCATCCGGCGGTGCGGCGCGTTAACTTCACGGGATCGACCCGCGTTGGTCGGATCATCGCGGAGAAGTGCGCCACGCAGCTGAAGCGCTGTCTGCTGGAGCTGGGCGGAAAGGCGCCCTTCGTGGTGCTGGATGATGCCGATCTGGATGGTGCGGTAAACGCAGCGGCGTTTGGCGCATTTCTCTACCAGGGGCAGATATGCATGTCGACGGAGCGGTTCGTCGTGGACGAGTCGGTCGCTGACGCATTCGTCGAGAAGTTCGTAGCGAAGGTGGCGACGCTTGCGGCAGGTGATCCCGTCGCGGATCCTTCGGTCGTGGTTGGACCAGTCGTTGATGCACGCTCGGGCGCGCGCATCAACGGTCTGATCGAGGATGCCCTCGAGAAGGGGGCGGTGATAGCGACTGGCGGAAAGGCCGAAGGCGCGGTGATGCCCGCGACGATCGTCGATCATGTAAAGCCTGGCATGGCGATATATGATGAGGAGACCTTCGGTCCGATCACCACCGTTGTACGCGTGTCGGGTGTCGACGAAGCCGTCCGGATCGCGAACGACACGGCCTACGGCCTGTCTTCAGCGGTGTTTGGTCGAGATGTCAGCCGCGCGCTGGTGGTTGCCGAGCAGATCGAAGCTGGCTGTGTTCACATCAATGGTGCGACGGTGCAGAACGAGGCGCAGGCGCCTTATGGGGGCATGAAGCAGAGCGGCTACGGTCGCTTTGACGGGCGGGCCGTCATCGACGAGTTCACCGAACTCAAGTGGGTCACCGTCGAACCATCCGGCCAGGCTTACCCGTTCTGA
- a CDS encoding NAD(P)-dependent alcohol dehydrogenase, which produces MAELDHAHPMNAAVVREKGGQFLLEKVRLEAPRPTEVLVRVVASGVCHTDMVVRNQDFTAPLPIILGHEGSGVVEAVGSDVTTISPGDHVVMTYMSCGLCDTCESGHPAHCEHMGPLNFGGGRLDGTSSATDEHDHPVHDHFFGQSAFAEYALANERNVVCVPKDVPLELLGPLGCGIQTGAGSVLNALKVRAGSSFVAFGTGAVGLAAIMAAKVAGATTVIAVDVNPARLELARELGATHTVNSREVDATQTVREITGGGADFALEASGRPEVLRQAIDSLGIFGTCGIVGATKEGTEVAFNVNEVMIPGRRIMGIVQGDVVAKTFIPVMIDLFKQGRFPFDRLVRFYDFADINQAIEDSERGVTIKPILRIQPVA; this is translated from the coding sequence ATGGCGGAGTTGGACCACGCCCATCCGATGAACGCAGCGGTGGTGCGCGAGAAGGGCGGTCAGTTCTTGCTCGAGAAGGTCAGGCTTGAAGCGCCGCGACCGACCGAGGTGCTCGTACGTGTCGTAGCGAGCGGCGTCTGTCACACCGACATGGTGGTGCGGAACCAGGACTTCACCGCTCCGCTTCCCATAATCCTGGGTCATGAAGGCTCCGGGGTCGTCGAGGCGGTCGGTTCTGATGTCACCACAATCTCGCCGGGTGACCATGTCGTTATGACCTATATGTCGTGCGGCCTCTGCGACACTTGTGAGTCGGGCCACCCGGCGCATTGCGAGCATATGGGACCGCTCAACTTCGGCGGTGGACGACTCGATGGAACAAGCTCCGCCACAGATGAACACGACCATCCCGTTCACGATCACTTTTTCGGGCAATCCGCCTTTGCAGAATACGCCCTCGCCAACGAACGCAACGTCGTATGCGTGCCGAAGGACGTGCCGCTGGAACTCCTTGGTCCACTAGGCTGCGGCATTCAGACCGGCGCCGGCTCAGTACTCAACGCCCTCAAGGTACGTGCCGGGTCGAGCTTCGTCGCTTTCGGCACAGGCGCTGTGGGACTTGCGGCGATCATGGCTGCCAAGGTTGCCGGTGCAACGACCGTAATCGCGGTTGACGTGAACCCGGCTCGTCTCGAACTGGCCAGAGAGCTTGGGGCCACACATACGGTCAACAGTCGCGAGGTTGACGCCACCCAGACGGTGCGCGAAATCACAGGCGGGGGTGCCGACTTTGCGCTGGAGGCGAGCGGTCGACCAGAAGTCCTGCGCCAGGCGATCGACTCCCTTGGTATCTTCGGTACCTGCGGCATCGTCGGCGCGACAAAGGAAGGCACGGAGGTGGCCTTCAACGTCAACGAGGTTATGATCCCAGGCCGCCGCATCATGGGCATTGTCCAGGGAGACGTGGTTGCCAAGACGTTCATTCCGGTCATGATCGACCTATTCAAGCAGGGGCGCTTCCCGTTCGACCGTCTGGTGCGATTCTACGATTTCGCGGACATCAACCAAGCGATCGAGGATTCCGAGCGCGGCGTTACCATCAAGCCGATCCTGCGGATCCAGCCAGTCGCCTGA
- a CDS encoding NADPH-dependent FMN reductase yields the protein MAELLNIGILVGSLQRDGLSRRLANAVIALGDDRVKMQIVEIGDLPLYNPELEDAGMAAWQRFRSEIAPLDGILFVTPEYNRSVPAPLKNAIDVGSRPYGQSVWAGKPAGILSQSPGALGAFGANHHLRQSLVFLDMPAMQQPEAYLGHSANLFAADGSLVDGSAKDFISSFINAFASWVKRHTAGTA from the coding sequence ATGGCAGAACTACTTAACATCGGCATTCTGGTCGGCAGCTTGCAACGTGACGGCCTCAGCAGAAGGCTTGCAAACGCCGTGATTGCACTTGGCGATGATCGCGTGAAGATGCAGATCGTCGAAATCGGCGACCTGCCGTTGTACAATCCCGAACTCGAAGATGCAGGTATGGCGGCGTGGCAGAGATTCCGCAGCGAAATCGCACCTTTAGACGGCATCCTGTTCGTGACACCGGAGTACAACCGCTCGGTCCCGGCCCCGCTCAAGAACGCCATTGATGTTGGATCCCGCCCCTATGGGCAAAGCGTATGGGCGGGCAAGCCAGCGGGCATCCTCTCGCAGTCGCCAGGCGCGCTCGGGGCGTTCGGTGCGAACCACCATCTGCGTCAGAGCCTCGTGTTCCTCGACATGCCAGCGATGCAGCAGCCGGAGGCCTATCTCGGCCATTCGGCCAACCTCTTCGCGGCAGACGGAAGCCTGGTCGACGGTTCCGCAAAGGACTTCATATCTTCGTTCATCAACGCCTTCGCCAGCTGGGTGAAGCGTCACACCGCCGGGACAGCCTAA
- a CDS encoding glycoside hydrolase family 1 protein, whose translation MTASLSSGVSAKPAPEAFRWGAASAAYQVEGAFAADGKGRSVWDHYLDDLDLAGPGMSGAVAINFYDRTQYLKDIALMKQIGLTSYRFSISWPRIIPDGVGPANPAAIAHYRQFIADLKAAGIQPMLTLYHWDMPLSLARAGGWENRASIEWFRHYADVIFYNFHDQVDLYVLVNEPLVERAMKQLAEQRMAGGKATFAIVPPASELPGALRTFNHLLLASAAAKKSFDAKGYPGRLGVALPLFPTLTAQRASPADRKAAQLADGVMNRWFLDAMYKGSYPADVLDAVASLGGDIDVQPGDAAAIHAADFDYLGINFYSPLFIRRPAGAAANGYAAEMFIPEGVYAAYNGAVRPDQFTALLDRIRVEYGNPPVFITENGAGFPGDDEMIDGAVNDRKRCRYLVDHIGAMKSAMAKGADVRGYHVWSSHDNLEWLFGYGSRFGMIHVDFNTQKRTPKLSAGIYSQIIRGKAVSAASCERPS comes from the coding sequence ATGACCGCATCCCTGTCCAGTGGCGTCTCGGCAAAGCCCGCGCCGGAGGCCTTCCGCTGGGGTGCCGCGTCGGCGGCCTACCAGGTGGAGGGAGCGTTCGCTGCTGATGGCAAGGGGCGATCGGTCTGGGACCATTATCTCGACGATCTGGACCTCGCAGGCCCCGGCATGTCGGGCGCCGTTGCCATCAATTTCTACGACAGGACGCAGTATCTGAAGGATATCGCGCTCATGAAGCAGATAGGCCTGACGAGCTATCGGTTCTCGATTTCCTGGCCTCGCATCATCCCCGATGGGGTTGGCCCTGCGAACCCGGCAGCGATAGCACACTACCGGCAATTCATCGCTGATCTGAAGGCCGCCGGCATCCAGCCAATGCTGACGCTGTACCACTGGGACATGCCGCTATCATTGGCACGGGCCGGCGGATGGGAAAATCGCGCTTCTATCGAGTGGTTCCGTCACTATGCGGACGTGATCTTCTACAACTTTCACGACCAGGTCGATCTATATGTTCTGGTCAACGAGCCGCTGGTGGAGCGGGCGATGAAGCAGCTAGCCGAGCAGCGGATGGCCGGCGGCAAAGCCACGTTCGCGATCGTGCCGCCGGCAAGCGAGCTGCCGGGCGCTTTGCGGACCTTCAATCACCTCCTGCTCGCATCTGCGGCTGCCAAGAAGAGTTTCGATGCGAAGGGATATCCAGGCCGGCTGGGTGTCGCCCTCCCCCTCTTCCCCACGCTAACTGCCCAGAGAGCATCCCCCGCGGACCGTAAAGCTGCGCAACTTGCAGACGGTGTAATGAACCGCTGGTTCCTGGATGCCATGTACAAGGGTAGCTATCCAGCCGACGTACTCGACGCCGTTGCATCCTTGGGAGGCGACATCGACGTGCAGCCGGGCGACGCCGCCGCCATCCATGCTGCGGATTTCGACTATCTCGGCATCAACTTCTATTCGCCTCTCTTCATTCGTCGCCCTGCGGGTGCGGCAGCGAACGGATATGCTGCGGAGATGTTCATTCCCGAGGGAGTCTATGCGGCCTATAACGGCGCGGTGCGCCCGGACCAGTTTACCGCCCTTTTGGACCGCATTCGCGTCGAATATGGAAATCCACCGGTTTTCATCACCGAGAACGGCGCAGGTTTCCCGGGTGACGACGAAATGATCGATGGCGCGGTGAACGACCGGAAACGCTGTAGATATCTTGTCGACCATATCGGCGCCATGAAGAGCGCCATGGCGAAGGGTGCTGACGTGCGCGGTTATCATGTCTGGTCCAGCCACGACAATCTCGAATGGCTGTTTGGATATGGTAGTCGCTTCGGCATGATCCATGTCGACTTCAATACGCAGAAGCGTACGCCGAAACTAAGCGCTGGGATATATTCACAGATCATCAGAGGCAAAGCCGTCTCGGCTGCCTCCTGCGAGAGGCCCTCCTGA